The Coffea arabica cultivar ET-39 chromosome 2c, Coffea Arabica ET-39 HiFi, whole genome shotgun sequence genome includes the window CTAATATCATAAAAGTACTTGCCATTTTCCAAAAACCTCGTATCACTCATCCCTTGCTTCTGCGCTCCACCGTTAGCATTTCCGCCATTGTAACTGTAGTAGTTGTTGCTGTTGGATCTTGTATCACTCAAACCTTGTTGCTCTCCATTGTAGTAACTGTTGCTAGCACCATAGTTGTTCTTGTTGTTTTGGTTGTTGTAGTAGTTGTTTCTGTTGTTGCTTGGATTGGTGTAGCTATTGCCCAACAATTTAGTCTCACCCAAACCTTGTTGCTCATTGTTGTAGTAAGTGCTTTCACCCAAACCTTGTTTCTCGTTGTTGTAGTAGGTATTTTCACCATTGTAGAAGTTGTTGCTGTTGTAGTTGCTGTTTTGTGGTCTGTAACCTTCCGGTTCAGTCACATAGGACTCGGTGTTGTAGTTCTTGGGCAAGTACTTGGGGTAGGATTCCCTTGGTTCTTTGTTTTGTGGTCTGTAACCTTCCGGTTCAGTCACATAGGACTCGGTGTTGTAGTTCTTGGGCAAGTACTTGGGGTAGGATTCTCTTGGTTCGTTGTTTTGTGGTCTGTAACCTTCTGGTTCAGTCACATAGGACTCAGTGTTGTAGTTCTTGGGCAAGTACTTGGGGTAGGAATCTCTTGGTTCATTGTTGTATGGAATGTTAGTGGTGGCTTTGTAGGGTTCACCACTGGGGTTGATGGTTGTGGTGGTGGACGGAGGGAGTTGGCCTGACTCATGGCCATAAAGACCATAGCCACCATTTTCGTTTTCGGGGATGAAGTTTGGCTCTTGTTCTTGTTTGTTGTTCAATGTCTCCTCACTTCTTGGTACTGCCACTTGGGTCTCTTTTGCACCATTGTTGCTGGGGATTTTGTTGAAAAGTTGTGGATCTCTGGCGTGAATCTGCAGAGAGGATAAGAGGgtgaggaggaagaggatgaaaAGATTTTTGGCCATGATGGGGAGCTAGGGATGGAGAGATGGAGGAAGAGAAGGTGCTGTGTAGTGAGTTAGTCTTGTGTGACTTGGTAATGGTTCACTTCTTATATAGGGAGGGTTTCTGCTTGAGGCTAAACCTAGTGCGTGAAAGAGAGTGTGAGAGATGGAATCGAGATTAACTATGTTTACTTTGATTCGCTAATTTTTTCCTAGACATTAGGTGAAGTTGGGACAGCAGAACAGGTGATTACAAGACTGTGGTCCTTTTCATTATATATATGTCACTTCTGCTAAAGAGTGCTTTCTCTTTCTATAGGGGTGCTTTCAACTCTTGTTTACTAATTTTCCACTGTTTAATTTCTGTctcttgatattttttttattgttaataATGAAATTGTTAATTTTCCACTGTTTTCTGTCTCTTGATTTCCAAACCCCATTGATCTATGTGAAGGcaatttccaaaatttgtaTCCAAAGTAGAATGAATATATCATATCATTATTTGCTACgttaattttttttggcaaattaaacccgtgattaaatgctagttttCCTAACGGATTGGATTA containing:
- the LOC140035045 gene encoding uncharacterized protein translates to MAKNLFILFLLTLLSSLQIHARDPQLFNKIPSNNGAKETQVAVPRSEETLNNKQEQEPNFIPENENGGYGLYGHESGQLPPSTTTTINPSGEPYKATTNIPYNNEPRDSYPKYLPKNYNTESYVTEPEGYRPQNNEPRESYPKYLPKNYNTESYVTEPEGYRPQNKEPRESYPKYLPKNYNTESYVTEPEGYRPQNSNYNSNNFYNGENTYYNNEKQGLGESTYYNNEQQGLGETKLLGNSYTNPSNNRNNYYNNQNNKNNYGASNSYYNGEQQGLSDTRSNSNNYYSYNGGNANGGAQKQGMSDTRFLENGKYFYDISMEQLLNRGLYGANNRGYYWNDNQNSYNNYQDQEQYQNFQDEDDMP